One Melopsittacus undulatus isolate bMelUnd1 chromosome 25, bMelUnd1.mat.Z, whole genome shotgun sequence DNA segment encodes these proteins:
- the LOC117437668 gene encoding retinal guanylyl cyclase 1: protein MAPAGISGDFNGGFNGDVNGDVNEGFNEAINGDVNGGFNGDFNVDVNGGVNGGFNEAINGDVNGGFNGGFNGSTNGDVNGGVNEDINRDFNGGFNGDFNGSTNGDVNGGINEDINRDFNGGFNGDFNGSFNGAVNGGFNEDINGDINGDIIVNGDIIANGDISKEDLVHGGISNGSNNGDISNGGIFHSGISYNGFSNGITSYSSISNGCVSNDGIISNGFTSNNSISNGSNNGDISNRSTSNGGISNGSLNGDINGDISNGGTSNGSINGSINGNINGDISNGSINGDINGDLSNGPFLFLLLLLLLPPPPTHTATFKVGVMGPWSCDPILARAYPELASRLATTRLNGDPNYNQVYWWEPLVLSESCSPSQAAMGLLNVDRYASSLVGPISPGACGAAALLMAAWNKPLVAWSCTGNGAGMETLVPPMPAPVEVLHVVLSSFRWAHVAVVAAPQELWRDVGQAVAQGLRAKGLPVSVVVVAGAEEEEAKEALRKVKRADGVRVVLMCMHSALLGGAEQRVLLESAAELGMADGSFVFIPYDALTFPLPYRDEAYADLANSSRLRRAHDAVLTVTMDSANGSFRQELRQAQRDGEIPAHVDPMQVHPLFTTIYNSIRALAAAVEATRRAGRWVMGTSVARGYRDLFIDGLCQSLSVDADGAVGVPYVVLDTDGRGDRLWPVYGLEPGARRLSRRERAAHWPRGAGPPGSDAGCWFEEGSVCNGGVDASIVLLMMVLICALAAAGAALACFIRRRMHQAQLMKGPNKIILTMDDLTFINTHSCKQLDGSRTSLAAHSTGDTKSAAATPDTTNVAIAEGDWVWLKRFPGDEHREVKPATKLAFCKLRDLRHENVNLFLGFFHSGGVLALVSEHCSRGSLQDLLHDQDMKLDWMFKSSLLIDLIKGIRYLHHRDVVHGRLKSRNCVVDGRFVLKVTDHGYNELLEAQRVPTAPLEPQERLWTAPELLRDEALERRGSFRGDVYGIGIIMQEVICRNGPYCMLGLPPEEIIEKVRTPPPLCRPTVSADQAPLECIHLMKQCWSEQPERRPHIDQVFEQFKGINKGRRTNLIDSMLRMLEQYSSNLEDLIRERTEELELEKQKTDRLLTQMLPPSVAEALKMGTPVEPEYFEEVTLYFSDIVGFTTISAMSEPIEVVDLLNDLYTLFDAIIGAHDVYKVETIGDAYMVASGLPKRNGNRHAGEIANMALDILSAVGSFRMRHMPEVPVRIRIGLHSGPCVAGVVGLTMPRYCLFGDTVNTASRMESTGLPYRIHVNARTVAILQALKEGFKLDIRGKTELKGKGVEDTYWLVGREGFTKPIPTPPDLLPGASNHGISLDEIPAERRRKLEKARPGQVPK, encoded by the exons ATGGCCCCTGCAGGCATCAGTGGGGACTTCAATGGGGGCTTCAATGGGGATGTCAATGGGGACGTCAATGAGGGCTTCAATGAGGCCATCAATGGGGACGTCAATGGGGGCTTCAATGGGGACTTCAATGTGGACGTCAATGGGGGCGTCAATGGGGGCTTCAATGAGGCCATCAATGGGGACGTCAATGGGGGCTTCAATGGGGGCTTCAATGGGAGCACCAATGGGGACGTCAATGGGGGCGTCAATGAGGACATCAACAGGGACTTCAATGGGGGCTTCAATGGGGACTTCAATGGGAGCACCAATGGGGACGTCAATGGGGGCATCAATGAGGACATCAACAGGGACTTCAATGGGGGCTTCAATGGGGACTTCAATGGGAGCTTCAATGGGGCCGTCAATGGGGGCTTCAATGAGGACATCAATGGGGACATCAATGGGGACATCATTGTCAATGGGGACATCATTGCCAATGGGGACATCTCCAAGGAAGACCTTGTCCATGGTGGCATCTCCAATGGGAGCAACAATGGGGACATCTCCAATGGTGGCATCTTCCATAGTGGCATCTCCTACAATGGCTTCTCCAATGGCATCACCTCCTATAGCAGCATCTCCAATGGTTGCGTCTCCAATGATGGCATCATCTCCAATGGCTTCACCTCCAACAACAGCATCTCCAATGGGAGCAACAATGGGGACATCTCCAATAGGAGCACCTCCAATGGTGGCATCTCCAATGGGAGCCTTAATGGGGACATCAATGGGGACATCTCCAATGGTGGCACCTCCAACGGGAGCATCAATGGGAGCATCAACGGGAACATCAATGGGGACATCTCCAATGGGAGCATCAATGGGGACATCAATGGGGACCTCTCCAATGG ccccttcctcttcctcctcctcctccttctcctccctcccccccccacccacaCTGCCACCTTCAAAGTGGGGGTCATGGGACCTTGGTCATGTGACCCCATCCTAGCCCGGGCCTATCCGGAGCTGGCCTCTCGCTTGGCTACCACTCGCCTCAATGGTGACCCCAACTACAACCAAGTCTATTGGTGGGAGCCTTTGGTCCTATCGGAATCCTGCTCCCCATCGCAGGCCGCTATGGGGCTGCTCAACGTCGACCGCTACGCATCCTCCTTGGTCGGCCCCATAAGCCCTGGGGCATGTGGGGCGGCCGCACTGCTCATGGCCGCGTGGAACAAGCCCTTGGTGGCCTGGAGCTGCAccgggaatggggctgggatggagaCGCTGGTGCCGCCGATGCCGGCGCCAGTGGAGGTGCTGCACGTGGTGCTGAGCTCCTTCCGCTGGGCACACGTGGCTGTGGTGGCTGCCCCACAGGAGCTatggagggatgtggggcaAGCGGTGGCCCAAGGGCTGAGGGCCAAGGGGCTGCCCGTGAGTGTGGTGGTTGTGGCCGgggctgaggaagaggaggcgAAGGAGGCGTTGAGGAAGGTGAAGAGGGCGGACGGAGTGAGAG TGGTGCTGATGTGCATGCATTCGGCCCTGCTGGGCGGCGCGGAGCAGCGCGTCCTCCTGGAGAGCGCCGCGGAGCTGGGCATGGCCGACGGCTCCTTCGTCTTCATCCCCTATGACGCCCTCACCTTCCCCCTGCCCTACCGCGACGAGGCCTACGCGGACCTGGCCAACAGCTCCCGCCTGCGCCGCGCGCACGACGCCGTCCTCACCGTCACCATGGACTCGGCCAATGGCTCCTTCCGGCAGGAGCTGCGCCAGGCACAGCGCGACGGGGAGATCCCTGCGCACGTCGATCCTATGCAG GTCCACCCCCTCTTCACCACCATCTACAACTCCATCCGTGCTCTGGCGGCCGCGGTGGAGGCCACGCGGCGCGCAGGCCGCTGGGTGATGGGCACCAGCGTGGCACGCGGCTACCGCGACCTCTTCATCGACGGCCTCTGCCAAAGCCTCTCCGTGGACGCCGATGGGGCCGTCGGTGTCCCCTACGTGGTGCTGGACACTGATGGCCGCGGGGACCGGTTGTGGCCGGTGTACGGGCTGGAGCCCGGCGCGCGCCGGCTGAGCCGGAGGGAACGTGCCGCGCATTGGCCGCGAGGCGCTGGACCCCCTGGCAGCGACGCCGGGTGTTGGTTCGAGGAGGGATCCGTCTGTAATGGGG GGGTGGATGCCTCCATCGTCCTTCTCATGATGGTGCTCATCTGCGCCCTGGCCGCAGCCGGTGCTGCACTCGCCTGCTTCATCag GCGCCGCATGCACCAGGCCCAGCTGATGAAGGGCCCCAACAAAATCATCCTCACCATGGACGACCTCACCTTCATCAACACCCACAGCTGCAAGCAG CTGGATGGCAGCCGGACCAGCCTCGCCGCCCACAGCACCGGTGACACCAAGAGCGCTGCCGCCACCCCCGACACCACCAACGTGGCCATCGCCGAG GGTGACTGGGTCTGGCTGAAGAGGTTCCCTGGGGATGAGCACCGGGAGGTGAAACCAGCCACCAAGCTGGCCTTCTGCAAG cttCGGGACCTGCGGCACGAGAACGTCAACCTCTTCCTGGGCTTCTTCCACTCGGGGGGGGTCCTGGCGCTGGTGTCGGAGCACTGCTCACGGGGCAGCCTCCAGGACCTGCTGCACGACCAGGACATGAAGCTCGATTGGATGTTCAAGTCCTCCCTGCTCATCGACCTCATCAAG GGCATCCGCTACCTCCACCACCGCGACGTGGTCCACGGGCGCCTCAAGTCCCGTAACTGTGTTGTGGACGGACGCTTCGTGCTCAAGGTCACTGACCACGGCTACAACGAGCTCCTGGAGGCCCAGCGGGTGCCAACGGCCCCCCTGGAACCACAGG agcgCCTATGGACGGCGCCAGAGCTCCTGCGGGATGAGGCCCTGGAACGCCGCGGCTCCTTCCGAGGGGACGTCTATGGGATCGGGATCATCATGCAGGAGGTCATCTGCCGCAACGGGCCCTACTGCATGCTGGGATTGCCCCCCGAAG AGATCATAGAGAAGGTGCGGACGCCACCCCCCCTGTGTCGCCCCACGGTGTCCGCGGACCAGGCCCCATTGGAATGCATTCACCTGATGAAGCAGTGCTGGAGCGAGCAGCCCGAGCGCCGGCCCCACATCGACCAGGTCTTCGAGCAG TTCAAGGGCATCAACAAAGGCCGCAGGACCAACCTGATCGACTCCATGCTGCGGATGCTGGAGCAGTATTCCAGCAACCTGGAAGACCTGATCCGGGAGCGCACGGAGGAGCTGGAGCTCGAGAAGCAGAAGACGGATCGGCTGCTGACCCAGATGCTGCCCCC CTCGGTGGCCGAGGCTCTCAAGATGGGCACTCCAGTGGAGCCCGAGTACTTCGAGGAGGTGACTTTGTACTTCAGTGACATCGTCGGGTTCACAACCATCTCTGCCATGAGTGAGCCCATTGAGGTGGTCGATCTGCTCAATGACCTCTACACTCTCTTCGACGCCATCATCGGTGCCCATGACGTCTACAAG GTGGAGACCATCGGCGACGCCTACATGGTGGCGTCGGGGCTGCCGAAGCGCAACGGGAACCGGCACGCGGGGGAGATCGCCAACATGGCGCTGGACATCCTGAGCGCCGTCGGCAGCTTCCGCATGCGCCACATGCCCGAGGTGCCCGTGCGCATCCGCATCGGCCTCCACTCGG GCCCCTGCGTTGCCGGCGTCGTGGGCCTCACCATGCCCCGTTACTGCCTCTTTGGGGACACCGTCAACACGGCCTCGCGCATGGAGTCCACCGGCCTCC CCTATCGGATCCATGTGAACGCCCGCACCGTGGCCATTCTGCAGGCGCTGAAGGAGGGCTTCAAGCTGGACATCAGGGGCAAGACCGAGCTCAag GGAAAGGGGGTGGAGGACACCTATTGGCTGGTTGGACGCGAGGGCTTCACCAAacccatccccaccccccccgaCCTCCTGCCTGG CGCCAGTAACCACGGGATCAGCCTGGACGAGATCCCGGCCGAGCGGAGGCGGAAGCTGGAGAAGGCGAGGCCAGGGCAGGTGCCCAAATAA